A portion of the Stigmatella aurantiaca DW4/3-1 genome contains these proteins:
- a CDS encoding GNAT family N-acetyltransferase codes for MTQVFERVTTERLLLRAVHDSDVEAVFALHGDPETSRYSVSGPMRSLDAARKQLDVWLGDWSSRGIGYWGVERRDDPGVAVGFGGLRHKVIDGQQVLNLAYRFAPKAWGSGYATELARAALELAREHLPETPVVAVIHPENEASIRVATRLGMRLDRIIDHEGIPSRLYVPA; via the coding sequence ATGACCCAGGTTTTCGAACGCGTGACGACCGAGCGGTTGCTGCTGCGCGCCGTTCACGACAGCGACGTGGAGGCGGTGTTCGCCCTGCATGGGGATCCAGAGACGAGCCGCTACAGCGTCTCCGGGCCCATGCGCTCGCTGGACGCCGCGCGGAAGCAGTTGGACGTGTGGCTGGGAGACTGGTCGAGCCGGGGCATCGGGTACTGGGGGGTGGAGCGGAGGGATGACCCAGGCGTCGCCGTGGGCTTCGGCGGCTTGCGCCACAAGGTGATCGACGGACAGCAGGTGTTGAACCTCGCCTACCGCTTCGCTCCGAAGGCGTGGGGCTCCGGGTATGCGACGGAGTTGGCCCGCGCCGCCCTGGAGCTGGCCCGCGAGCACCTTCCGGAAACCCCCGTCGTGGCCGTCATCCACCCAGAGAACGAAGCCTCCATCCGCGTGGCGACGCGGCTGGGAATGCGGTTGGACCGGATCATCGACCACGAGGGCATTCCCAGCAGGCTTTACGTACCCGCCTGA
- a CDS encoding ankyrin repeat domain-containing protein, which translates to MSRYPLVARLLLATAALFLQGCCCCGGSGASAHSAGDTGDMLVSSARRGDAQRVRELLDAGVSPRSSTWSAGGSRLGSTTSAAEAAVDSEVWEAVEPFLVDAEAGKQALHRALQQSNLDLIQRLVQNGVKPEPSWAFDAYTRALQLSDRTRSEALVKRFVDMGLDPNATWIIPNPKEERPLVNFIVGQAAYRRKGGGSTAEGYSVSPWAAEVLLLHAKPRLDVQDNHGKTALMEAAQWGDGLLVNLLLEQGADPTLLDQNGLSAASYAYKRGHEALGAMLKDLPPPSSPKAKP; encoded by the coding sequence ATGTCGCGTTATCCCCTGGTAGCCCGGCTGCTCCTCGCCACCGCCGCCCTCTTCCTCCAGGGATGCTGCTGCTGTGGCGGGAGCGGCGCCAGCGCCCACTCCGCCGGAGATACCGGGGACATGCTGGTCAGCTCCGCCCGGCGGGGCGACGCGCAACGGGTGCGGGAACTCCTGGATGCCGGCGTCTCCCCCCGCTCCAGCACCTGGAGCGCTGGTGGAAGCCGGCTCGGCTCGACCACGTCAGCCGCCGAGGCCGCGGTCGACTCGGAGGTGTGGGAGGCCGTCGAGCCCTTCCTCGTGGACGCGGAAGCGGGCAAGCAGGCCCTCCATCGCGCCCTCCAGCAGTCCAACCTCGACCTCATCCAACGGCTCGTCCAGAACGGGGTCAAGCCAGAGCCCTCCTGGGCCTTCGATGCGTACACGCGCGCCCTCCAGCTGAGCGACCGCACCCGCTCGGAAGCCCTGGTCAAGCGCTTCGTCGACATGGGCCTGGATCCAAACGCGACCTGGATCATCCCCAACCCGAAGGAGGAACGCCCCCTGGTGAACTTCATCGTTGGGCAAGCCGCATACCGGCGGAAGGGCGGCGGCTCCACGGCGGAGGGCTACTCGGTGTCGCCCTGGGCGGCGGAGGTCCTCCTCCTCCACGCCAAGCCCCGGCTCGATGTCCAGGACAACCACGGCAAGACCGCGCTCATGGAGGCCGCGCAGTGGGGCGACGGGCTCCTGGTGAATCTCCTGCTCGAACAGGGTGCGGATCCGACGCTGCTGGACCAGAACGGCCTGAGCGCCGCCTCCTACGCCTACAAGCGGGGCCACGAAGCCCTGGGGGCCATGCTCAAGGACCTCCCGCCGCCGAGTTCCCCGAAGGCGAAGCCGTGA